The DNA window GTACGATTCCGAGGAACTTCATCGACAGATCAGGGAAGAGATGGGTGCTGATTCGGTGATACCTGTCAGAACCTGGAAAGGAAAGATCTATTCGGGGAAATACAGACAAGAGATGAATAACAACTTTGATTCAGAACGATATCGCGAGAGGAACAAAGTTGAAACAGCGTTTTCAGTCATCAAAAAAAGATTCGGAGAGGACCTCAAGGCACGAAAATATTGGTACCAGGTCAAGGAGATCAAGGTCAAAATGATCCTCCATAACCTCACGAAGGTGATTCAATCAGTCGTGATTATCACCATAGTTGAAGCATTTCAACAGAGCCGAAATTCAGTCATGGTGAACCTCAATCTTCGTTTTGGGTTAAACGTTTGCTTCCCCCGGGTCCAGGAGGTACCACCGCACGATTTCACTCACTCTTCTCATCGTCGGTCATCTCTCCAAGGATATCCAGAGTCGGTCCGACTTCGATGATCCTGCCACCCCGCATGAGAGCGAGACGGTCGCAGATATCCCGGACGAAGTCCATGTCATGAGAGACGACGACAAACGTCTCATCCATCTCATCGCGGGCATGCAGGATCGAATGTTTGACATCCTGTTTTGTGATCGGATCCATCGTTCCCGTCGGCTCATCAAGGATTACCAGGCGCGGCTCCCGGATCATTACCTGCGCGAGGGCGACCCGGTGCTTCTCCCCCTCGCTGAGGTGACCGGGCAGGCGGTCGAGGATCTCCCTGCTCTTATCCTCGGTGAACCCAGCCATCTTCAGGGTCACGACCGCCTTGCGCACTGCCAATTCTTTCGGAAACTCCAGTCCGATCGCATCGGTCAGGTTGTCGATAACCGTTCGGTGCGGGTAAAGGTCGTACTCCTGGTGGAGGAGCCCGATGTAACTCTTCGCCCTGCCACGGAACTCGATCCCCGGTTTGGTCATATCGATCCACTCCTCTCCGACCTTCATATTCAACTCCCCGCCCGTGGGTTCAATAATACCGGCGATGATCCGTGAAAGAGTGGTCTTGCCAGCCCCACTCTTCCCGATGATGCCGAAAATCTCCCCCCGTGAGACTTCGAACGAGACCCCGTTGACAGCCCTGATCACGCCCCGGTCCACCGAGATGTAGCGCTTCTCGACATCGCGGGCCGTCAGGATTTTCTCGCCATGTTTCACAGGCACTGAGGATTCGATCTCATGGTAATCCTCTGCAAACGAATCGATGATCTTCTTCGGGGATCCGATCGCGACGATATCTCCATCCACCAGCAGCATCGCACGGTTCGCCAGGTCCTCGATCACCTGGGAGAAGTGCGATGTGACGATCATACCCATTCCGTTCTGTTGCACTGCTTGCGTGAGCATCCTGTGCACCTGCCGAGCCGTCTCGGGATCGAGCGTTCCCGTTGGTTCATCGGCAAAGAGCATCGCCGGATTCTTTGCGAGCTGCCGGGCGAGGACCACCCGCTGCTTCTCGCCACCCGAGAGATCACGGGCGATATGCATCATCCGGTGCGAGAGTTTCACCTGTTCGATGAGGTCGGCCGCTCGACTGACCGCACGCTCCTGAGGGTAACGGATGTCGTCGAGGGCGTGGAGTACGTTCTCAATGACCCGGTCATTACCATAGAGGGCAAACGTCCGCTGGAACATGATGGCGGTTCGGTTCATAACCCGGGACTTCATACCGTCGTTCTTCTCATCCCAGAGATCGACGTCGACGGCCACGAGCTTCCCCCCGCATTCTGGGCATCTCCCGCCGGCCCGGCTCTGGACGTCCATGAATGTACAGCGATCACATCCCACCATGTGGTAGACAATAGAGCCTTGGGTCGGTGGTTGTTCAACCCCCCGGAGGAGGTGCATCAGCACGCTCTTACCAGCCCCGCTCCTTCCGATGACACCAATAATCTCCCCTTCCTGGATCTCGAACGAGACCCCATTTAAGACTCGTGTATTCCCGAAGTCCATGCAGAGGTCATGTACACTGATGAATGGTTTTGGCATCTCTCATCCTCCTTTGTCTTATTATTATCTACACATATGCGCATAAGTATCTGATCATAAAAAATTTTAAAAGAGAATGCAGCAGAGATCGGTCCTGCACGCATTGCGGATAAGGTGTAGACCGAGATCTAAATGAATCCATTATAATGGTGAGTCCGGGACCACAATCTCTTGATATCTACAAGATTCAACCGTGAGAGGTGTCATTTGGGACACTTTGGACACCGGCCCTCAGCTGCTTTTGTACAGCCAGAGATTTCGATCCCTTTCCCGTGGACCAGCGCGTCAGCGATCTTGCGCCGGGCTTCATGCAGATCCCGCCATGCAGTCTTGCGTGAGACTCCAAGCCTTGCTGCCGCTTCTTCCTGCTCAAGTCCTTCGAGATCTATAAGTCGTATCAACTCGATTTCATCTGGTTGCAACGAGATGCCCGGTCCTTCTTCCTCCGGGCAGCAGCAGGGTCTGAAACAGCGTGATTCCTGGTTGCCATTGATTATCCGCCGGAGTCGTGGCCTTCCCCGGCGTGGACACTCCAGTGCCTCATCAATTTCATCAGATCTCATGACCAGCTCCTTATCATAGAATATACCCAGAATCGTATAACTTGTTTCCCGGTTCTGCTGCAACCTCACGATTCAAAAGGTGCCCGATTTCCAGAACATTAAAAAAAGGTTCCTCTCGGGTCCTGTCGGAGATATTTAAAAAAGGGGATATCCTCACTGGCAGTTCGGGCCTCGATTGCATCGATGTTGATTATCCCCTGGTACACGCCCGGATCCGCAGCAGCAGGTATCACCGGATTTCAGGGCGGACGTGCAGGATTCCCAGTGGTGGCCGGCGCTTTCCAGATGTTGCTCACCACACGCACAGGTGTGCAGGGTAGTGGATTCAGTCTCGTCGCTGGGATTGATTGTATCCTTGTTAACTGGTTGCGTGTCTTCTGGCATAGGTTCACCAACCGTACGACTGCCGCACGGTAATTACTCATATGCGCATAAATGACTTAAACCATTGCACCAGAACCCAACACATCTCATCGACGTGAATCGGCACTTCCTCTCCAAGTCGAGCAGAAATTCTGGAATCTCTGATCCCCATTATCCTCCATCTTTATATTAATGAAGGGCAACGAGTGAATCATGATCACTCTATCAAAAACTGTGGATTACGCAGCCGGCGCAGCTGCCCTGATCTCTCTGTTGGGACTCTCTGGCTCACCGGTGGCCATCCGGTTCGCAGCGACAAAGGAGGCGGTTCCTGAAGGGATCGACGAGGTGCCTGAGACAATCCGGCACTGTAGTATGGTAAATCTGGCACGCAAGGAAGGGAAGATCTTTTCTGCGACTGCGGAGAAGCACCTCTGCAACGGTGGTGCCTGGTCGCTCGGGCTCAGGCCGATCACCCAGAGT is part of the Methanosphaerula palustris E1-9c genome and encodes:
- the atwA gene encoding methyl coenzyme M reductase system, component A2 gives rise to the protein MPKPFISVHDLCMDFGNTRVLNGVSFEIQEGEIIGVIGRSGAGKSVLMHLLRGVEQPPTQGSIVYHMVGCDRCTFMDVQSRAGGRCPECGGKLVAVDVDLWDEKNDGMKSRVMNRTAIMFQRTFALYGNDRVIENVLHALDDIRYPQERAVSRAADLIEQVKLSHRMMHIARDLSGGEKQRVVLARQLAKNPAMLFADEPTGTLDPETARQVHRMLTQAVQQNGMGMIVTSHFSQVIEDLANRAMLLVDGDIVAIGSPKKIIDSFAEDYHEIESSVPVKHGEKILTARDVEKRYISVDRGVIRAVNGVSFEVSRGEIFGIIGKSGAGKTTLSRIIAGIIEPTGGELNMKVGEEWIDMTKPGIEFRGRAKSYIGLLHQEYDLYPHRTVIDNLTDAIGLEFPKELAVRKAVVTLKMAGFTEDKSREILDRLPGHLSEGEKHRVALAQVMIREPRLVILDEPTGTMDPITKQDVKHSILHARDEMDETFVVVSHDMDFVRDICDRLALMRGGRIIEVGPTLDILGEMTDDEKSE
- a CDS encoding DUF134 domain-containing protein, with the translated sequence MRSDEIDEALECPRRGRPRLRRIINGNQESRCFRPCCCPEEEGPGISLQPDEIELIRLIDLEGLEQEEAAARLGVSRKTAWRDLHEARRKIADALVHGKGIEISGCTKAAEGRCPKCPK